The Armatimonadota bacterium DNA segment GGCGTGTCCAGCGGACCGGAGAGAGCACCCTTACGAAACACGAGCATAGTGTGCTCGATTAACATCGCTAATGGGATCAGCGCCAGCCAGGGATAGGGACATTTGCCCTGCGTTGGCTCTGATGTACCGTTGCGGCTTTCCTTGGTTGGGCCATCCATGACACTCTCCTTGTCCATTGTGCTGCCCGCGGTGGTTCAGAATACCGGTTTACAGTGTTCCAGGTAGATTGTGGGGCTGTGGCCAACAGGGCTACCTGGGTCGAAGGGACCATTTGTTAGTCGGACTGGGCCGTTACCCGAGTCCCGCATCTGTGGCTACGGGAAGCGAGTTGGCAACTCGAAGATGGAAGTTGTGGTGAATGCGGACGGATGCGGGCGAGGGCGCCCGCGCTACGTTGGGGCGGCATCCGGCATCCGGGGCGGGGCCGTCGCTGCGCGGGGGATGCGGGCGAGGCGCCCGCGCTACGTTGGGGCGGCATCCAGCATCCAGCATCCAGCATTCAGGGCGGGGCCGTCGCTGTGCGACGGATGCGGGCGAGGCGCCCGCGCTACGTTGGGGCGGCATCCAGCATCCAGCATCCAGCATCCAGCATTCGGCATTCAGGGCGGAGCCGTCGCTGCGCGGGGGATGCGGGCGGATGGGTTCGCCCGCGCTACGTTGGGGCGGCATCCAGCATCCAGCATCCAGCATTCAGGGCGGAGCCGTCGCTGCGCGGGGGATGCGGGCGAGGGCGCCCACGCTACGTTGGGGAGGCAGCCAGCATCCAGCATTCAGCATTCAGCATTCAGGGCGGGGCCGCCGCTGTGCGACGGATGCGGGCGAGGGCGCCCGCGCTACGTTGGGGCGGCATCCAGCATCCAGCATCCAGCATTCAGCATTCAGGGCGGAGCCGTCGCTGCGCGACGGATGCGGGCGAGGCGCCCGCGCTACGTTGGGGCGGCATCCAGCATCCAGCATTCGGCATTCAGGGCGGAGCTGGCGCTGTGCGACGGATGCGGGCGAGGCGCCCGCGCTACGTTGGGGCGGCATCCAGCATTCAGGGCGGGGGCACGGCATGGCGTGCCCCCTGGCATTTTTGCCGTTACCGTAGAATTCGCGCGGTGACGCTGGCGAAGCGGGCGTTTGCGGCGTGGAGGGCCATGGCGAGGGCCCAGAATTTGTCGGCGTGGTTGGAGTCGACGACCGGGGCGTCGAATCGTGCGTGTCCGGATTCCAGCCAGGTGCGGCGGACGGCGTGGAGTTGGTCCATCAGCGACCTGTGGCGCGGCAGCGAGAGTGCGCCCGCCTGCAACTGCCGTTTGACCTCGTGCGCCATCATCTCCTTCAGGCGGCCTGTGAAGTGCAGGCCCGTTACACGATCGGGATATGCGCCCGCCAGATTCTCGCTGAGGTTGTTTCCGATGCCGGTCGCGTCGATGCAGAGCCGTTCGACCCCGGCGATCCGCAGGCAGTCCAGCACGGCTTCTTCCTGGCGCCAGTAGGTCTCGTTGACCATGCTCTTGATGCAACAGACGGACCATCGGTCGCCGTCGGCCCGGATCACCACGATTTCGGTGGCGTGGGCGACGCGTCCGATGTCCACGCCGGCGTACAGCCGGCCACCCATTGCGGCGAGGCTTGACCACGTGGCGGCCATCGGGACGTCGCGTACGTTGTCCATGATTTCCGGCCACGTGATGAAGGCGTCCTTGAGGTCGACGAAGTGGAGTTCATACTCCTGCTGGAACGTTACGCTGTCCATTGCGCCGCGCAGGCGCTGCAGGACTTCGGTGCCATACCGATCCACGCGTACATCGGCGATCGCTTCGGCGTCGGCGGCCTCGGGGTCGGTGCACAACCACGGGGCGCGCCACCACGGCACGGTGTGCTGGGAGAAGCGGGACACAAGATCCGGCTCCGACAGCAGGCGCCAGAACATACCGGCATCGCCGTTCGGCGTGGAGGCAACGGTGACCCTTCCGCCGTGGGTGACGACCGGAAGCGCGCCGCCGTATACGCGTTCGGAGTGCGGATAGAACGCCATTTCGTCGAGGTAGAGGCTGGCGCCGGCCTTTCCGCGTGGCGCGCGGCATGGAAACGAGAGGAGTCGGCCTCCGCCCTCGAAGAGCATCTCGTAGGCGGACGCGCGGCGAAGGGGGACACGCATCCTGGGCGGCAGGGCTTCGTAGAGGTCGCGCGCATAGAAGATCTTCTCAGCAGCTTCCTCGCGGTTGAGGCTGACGAAGATACTGAAATGCCGGTTGGCGATGGCCTGGCCGAGGGCTTCCAGCGCGAACAGCCACGAGAAACCCGTTTGCCGCGCCTTTAAGACGGACCGCATGGGAGATCGGTCGGCGAGAAAGGCCTGCTGGTAACCGGTGAGTGTGTGCCCGGACCCACGAAGTGCCGAAGCGATCACCTCGTCCGCCGTCCACCTGCGCCGTCTCTTCATTTTGTTGCCTCCTACTTACTAGCCCGTTTGGAGGGGGTTTTGTCTGAAGTATTTT contains these protein-coding regions:
- a CDS encoding terminase family protein encodes the protein MKRRRRWTADEVIASALRGSGHTLTGYQQAFLADRSPMRSVLKARQTGFSWLFALEALGQAIANRHFSIFVSLNREEAAEKIFYARDLYEALPPRMRVPLRRASAYEMLFEGGGRLLSFPCRAPRGKAGASLYLDEMAFYPHSERVYGGALPVVTHGGRVTVASTPNGDAGMFWRLLSEPDLVSRFSQHTVPWWRAPWLCTDPEAADAEAIADVRVDRYGTEVLQRLRGAMDSVTFQQEYELHFVDLKDAFITWPEIMDNVRDVPMAATWSSLAAMGGRLYAGVDIGRVAHATEIVVIRADGDRWSVCCIKSMVNETYWRQEEAVLDCLRIAGVERLCIDATGIGNNLSENLAGAYPDRVTGLHFTGRLKEMMAHEVKRQLQAGALSLPRHRSLMDQLHAVRRTWLESGHARFDAPVVDSNHADKFWALAMALHAANARFASVTARILR